One window of Dehalobacterium formicoaceticum genomic DNA carries:
- a CDS encoding amidohydrolase family protein has translation MAGKTFYDVHCHVMNLSHPNFLAFLRRFEPTLLDHPIKIFFGANLAMLSYLVFHTFSPRTLTRILNTMGVTDLLNRVKNLLVIMEHDAASVFQMLDREMHQELLEGSRLSLGNFHYDKIVLTPLMMDFGYKNMTNPAIYYNAIPVQKPIVEQVLDLFNGIRTYYQGKETKERFFQVYPFLGINTSNYTMEKVEKMLDKYFGEYSGNPLELEANQGKFNGDIDSMGSNFFSGIKVYPPLGFDPWPEDPEERKKSECLYEFSSCKRIPITTHCSNGGYRIIDTKDAELYSSPARWALVLKNFPELKLNFGHLGNQEGKGKNKWAQDIFSLIDQYEHVYTDFSCRGFDDQYYRSLRKMIAQGDSGLKKRLAERILFGSDFSINLLWMNSYSNYLKIFRDTPYFSQQEKDVFCSQNPESFLFS, from the coding sequence ATGGCAGGAAAAACGTTTTATGATGTTCATTGTCATGTGATGAATTTAAGTCATCCTAATTTTCTGGCATTTTTACGTCGTTTTGAACCGACTCTATTAGATCATCCTATTAAAATTTTTTTTGGTGCCAATTTAGCAATGCTTTCTTACCTGGTATTTCATACTTTCAGTCCCCGTACTCTGACTCGAATTTTAAATACCATGGGGGTCACGGATCTGCTCAATCGAGTAAAGAATCTATTAGTGATCATGGAACATGATGCCGCTTCTGTATTTCAAATGCTGGATCGGGAAATGCATCAGGAATTATTAGAAGGAAGCCGGTTGTCTTTAGGAAATTTTCACTATGATAAAATTGTGCTTACTCCTTTAATGATGGATTTTGGGTATAAGAATATGACCAACCCAGCCATTTATTATAATGCTATTCCGGTGCAAAAACCGATCGTTGAGCAGGTCCTGGATCTTTTTAATGGGATTCGCACCTATTATCAGGGAAAAGAAACCAAGGAAAGATTCTTTCAGGTTTATCCCTTTTTAGGGATTAATACAAGCAACTATACCATGGAAAAAGTTGAGAAGATGCTGGATAAATATTTTGGAGAGTATTCTGGAAATCCTTTAGAGTTAGAAGCAAACCAGGGAAAATTTAACGGCGATATTGACAGCATGGGCAGTAATTTCTTTTCCGGCATTAAGGTTTATCCTCCTTTAGGTTTTGACCCCTGGCCGGAGGATCCGGAGGAACGGAAAAAATCTGAGTGTCTTTATGAGTTTTCCTCGTGTAAACGTATACCGATCACAACCCACTGCAGCAATGGAGGCTATCGGATTATCGATACCAAGGATGCAGAGTTATACAGTTCACCTGCCAGATGGGCATTGGTTTTAAAAAACTTCCCGGAATTAAAGCTGAATTTTGGCCATTTGGGAAATCAGGAGGGCAAGGGGAAAAATAAATGGGCCCAGGATATTTTTTCCTTAATCGATCAATATGAGCACGTATATACGGATTTTTCCTGCCGGGGCTTTGATGATCAGTATTATCGCTCCTTAAGGAAAATGATTGCCCAAGGGGATTCGGGCTTGAAAAAGAGACTGGCAGAGCGGATTCTTTTTGGCTCCGATTTTTCCATTAATTTATTATGGATGAATTCCTACAGCAATTATTTAAAAATATTCCGTGATACGCCATACTTTTCTCAGCAGGAGAAAGATGTTTTTTGCTCTCAAAATCCGGAAAGCTTCCTGTTTAGCTGA